The Arachis ipaensis cultivar K30076 chromosome B10, Araip1.1, whole genome shotgun sequence DNA window TGTTATATAGTTTTTTAAATCCTTCTCTGAGAATCCCAAGTTAGAGGGGCCACCAGCCTCATTTGACAAAGCAAGGAATGTCTTATTTGGTCGAATCTCAGCCTCATCATTATCCTCGATCACGCACTTCGCATGCATGGTCAGCTTCCTATACTCATGGTAGTGCACTGCCTTTCTCGGTGAACAGGGGTGTGAGTGCATCAAGTTAACCTTGAACAAAACCCAGTCTTGCACGTCTTTATCAAACTTTACATATATCCTTGCCTTGCACCCAGCAGCTGAAATTGTATTCTTCCGCATTGGTGCTTTAACACGAGACTCGTGGATCTCATCGCGATTACAGTGTATAGCTTGGTTAACGGGAGCCTTTGTGATCTTGTCAAATGTTGTTGTCCTTATCTTAGTTGCAAATCCAGCTTTCTTTGCATAGGTAACATAAAAGTCTTGAGCCATCTGTAACTGATCAAACCGCATTCCAACTCTTGGTATCTCGTCTTCTTGTAGGAAACCATGATCTGGTAACTGTATTTTATATTAATCCGAGAGTCCCAAAAATTAATTACCATTAGTTATCAAATCAAACATGAACATTATgactaggggtgttcgcggtgcggtttggttcggtttttgaggAAAAAGCCATCCGATCCGATCGTTTAATTAAACtacggttcggtttggttcggtttttttgtCAAggtcatccgaaccaaaccaaactaattaaaatcggtttggtttggttcggtttgtttggttttttcaatcaaatcaaaAAATAACCACATACTATTATGcaaagtcataacattgaaatTATAGAATACAAGTACACCATAACTAACAAAAGTCTTGATTCAATGAAATTcaacaacaaaagaaattaaaatacgacaattaaagaagtttaaagGTTCAATAGTCaacacaacaaaaaataaaaacaaatttccaGCAACAGATAGCCACGTCTTGGTGTCCTCTCCAACAAAACAATGAAACTTCTTTAAGCAAACCTACCTGAAATCAAAAGACAATtacataataaaaacaataataattggAAAAAGCACTTGATCATGTCACGAGTGAATCTTCACCATCATCTCTTAGGACCCATTCTAGGGACTACCTTATCAAACAATGTTAAAATTTCACCACTGACATGTTCAATACTCCAATCAGAAAAGATCCACACACATAGACCACTACAACCTTTATTTAAAGTGCACTTGATTTTATGATTAATTTGaacaattatttcaaaaaaaaaaagattaaccaTTGTACTTGTCAACCTAAAATTTACTTAAGAGGCCTACGATCAAGATCTATGGAAAGCACATTCGAAACTATGCTGTTAGATTGAGATGAGTTTAAGTAAATAGTTACCATGAATGGCAAGATCTATAGAAAGCACATTCGATGCAAGACCACCATGAATAGTTCCAAGCTCAGATGCCAAGGGGTTTGTTGCTCCAATCAACTTTCGGCCAGTTGCAACAACACCTTTACCCTCCCAAACCATGGCAACAATAGAACCAGAGATAATGTATTAGACCAATCCATTAAAGAAAGGCTTTGTAATTACTAGCAATTTGTGGAGTTTCTAAGCTAAATTGTTAGCACGTATGTTAAGTagtaacaaaaacaaaagaagttACCTTTCAAGTAAAATCCCTTCTCAAATTTACTAATAATCTCCCCAACCTAAAACAAAAAGTAGCTTTTTTTCAAATATTATAAAGGGAAAAAAGAACAACATTGAGCTATTTTACAAAATAGCTACCTTCATCAACTTAATTACTAACAATTTCAAACAATTAGTAATGAACAACTAATTAAAAAATCAGTAATGAACAATAAACAACAACCAGCAATCAACAATGAACAATGAATAACTATCAACCATGAACAATGAACAGCAAAGTAATTACtagaaatttcaaaaaataacaacaaatataTAGAACAATGAAACTGAAATTATTGATTTATTGATTAACAAGTTAACAACAACCAGCAGCAAGCCAGCAATCCATCAATGAATAACCAAGTCAGCAAACAATTCAACAAATAGAACAAAATCAGCAACAATGAATCCAATTAccaaaataaatcaataatttaACCAGTAACAATACctaacaaaataaatcaataaccaGCAACAATGAATCAAATTAACAATGAATCAACAAGTCAGCAAGTCAGCAATAAAGTAAACAGTATCAATGAATCAACGATTTAACCTAATTACATACCTGACTCGGTGGCTCGGGCTCCATATCTGACTTGAATCGGTGGCTGGGTGGGAGACTTGAATCGGTGACTGGTGGGTGCTGTGTTGTGGGTGGCGACTGGCGAGGGTTGTGGCTCTGATACTACTGGGTGCGAGGTTGCGAGGGTCGGGCTCTGCTACTGTTGGGTGCGAGGAAGGAGGCTCGTGCTCTGCTACTGCTGGCGCTGGGTTCGAGCTTGCGAGGGACGAGGGTTGTGCGCTGTGTGCGAGGGTCgtgcgctgatgagcggataatttatacgctttttggcattatttttagatagtttttagtatgatttagttagtttttagtatatttttattagtttttaagcaaaattcacatttctggactttactatgagtttgtgtgtttttctatgatttcaggtattttatgactgaaattgagggacctgagcaaaaatctgattcagaggctgaagaaggactgcagatgctgttggattctgacttccctgcactcaaagtggattttcttgagctacagaagtccaaatggtgcgctctcaattgcgttgaaaattacacatccagggctttccagcaatatataatagtctatactttgcccgagtttagatgacgcaaactggcgttcaacgccagttctctgccctattctggcgttaaacaccagaaacaggttacaagttggagttaaacgcctaaaacaggttacaacctggcgtttaactccagaaatagcctaggcacgtgtaaagctcaagtctcagccccagaacacaccaagtgggctccggaagtggatttctacactatctatcgtagtttactcattttctgtaaacctaggttactagtttagtatttaaacaacttttagagatttactttgtacctcatgacattttcacgtttcacattgtatctctacggcatgagtctctaatctccatgattgggggtgaggagctctgttgtgtctcgatgaattaatacaattatttctgttttctattcaaacacgcttgtttctatctaagatgttcattcgcacttcaatatgatggatgtgatgatctgtgacattcatcaccattctcaacctatgaacgcgtgcctgacaaccaccttcgttctaccttcgattgaatgagtatctcttggattccttaatcagaatcttcgtggtataagctagaatccattggcagcattcttgagaatccggaaagtctaaaccttgtctatggtattccgagtaggattcagggattaaatgactgtgacgagcttcaaactcacaagggttgggcgtagtgacagacgcaaaaggatcaatggatcctattccagcatgagtgagaaccgacagatgattagccgtgcggtgacagcgcacctggaccattttcactgagaggacggatggtagccattgacaatggtgatccaccaacacacagcttgccataggaggaaccttgcgtgcgtgaagaagaaaacagggggaaagcagaaattcagaagacaaagcatctccaaaactccaacatattctccattactgcataataagtattatttaatccatgctctcttgttcatttgcaagtcaactgataattataattgatatcctgactaagagttacaagataaccatagcttgcttcaagccaacaatctctgtgggatcgacccttactcacgtaaggtattacttggacgacccagtgcacttgttggttagtggtacgaattgtgaaaagtgtgaattacaatttcgtgcaccaagtttttggcgtcgttgccggagattgttcgagtttggacaactgacggtttattttgttgcttagattaggaaaaatttatctttttagtttagagtcactaaaattgcgtcttctattattgtttttggttgaaattttttttaaatccttattttctctttttaaattttcgaaaatttttataaactaataattgagtttttctgtttgagtttagtttcatattttaagtttggtgtcaattacatgtttttattttcttttaaattttcgaatttgtgttcattgttctttcttgatctttaagttgttcttgctgtttttcttgtttgatttttagtttttcctgttctgtgtattttcttgtttttcttgtgcgttttcaaattatcagtattaaaaaaaatagtttttctctgtttaatccttgcatttgttgaatgtgtctatgttcttgtgaatagttgctcctttgagtctttctttctaaaatcttttcaaaaataatttttctttgattaaatcttgtgtcaaattttaagtttggtgttttcttgtcagtttttatttcattttcgaaaatttatttttggttttctaaaaattttaagttaagtgttctttttttatgttcttgagtcctttgagtctttgaatttttgttcttcgtattcttgtgaatcttcaaggtgttcttgagtctttcttgcgttttgatcttaaattttttatgtttggtgttccttggtgtttttcctccaaattttcgaaaataaggagcattagatctaaaaattttatgttttgtatctttttattgtttttctctttcctcattgaattcaaaaatatctttttcctttattttaattgattttttgaattttccttttaaaaattcagattttattttaaaattttttattttatcttaccttagttttaaaatttcaaaattcaaatctttttcaaaaaaaatcatatatttttcaaaatcttatcttatcttatttcaaatttcaaatttcaacttccaactctggggtcatatactaaccccattactgctgcatatgggagtagcatctgtatacctcccatcaaagcaagcagttttgagctaaatcctcagctcattgtcacggtgcagcaaaattgccagtatttcggtcttccacaagaagaacctattgagtttctggcgcagttcttgcaaattgctgacacagtgcgtgacaaggaggtagatcaggacgtATACAAGCTGTtgctgtttccgtttgctgtaaaagatcaagctaagaggtggttaaataaccaacccacagcaagcataagaacatcgaaacagttatcagacaaattcctgaatcaatattttcctccaataaggatgacacagctaaggctggacatccaaggctttaaacaagaggatgatgaatccctttataacgcttaggagaggtatagagggatgctaaggaaatgcccctctgaaatgttttcagagtgggtgcagttagatatcttctactacgggcttacagaaaaagctcaggtatctctagaccactcagctagtggatctatacacatgagaaagactattgaagaggctcaagagcttatcgatatagttgctagaaatcagcatctgtacataagtaatgagtcctccatgaaagaagaagccaaggcagtatcaactgactttagtcctcaggaacaagttgctgaactcaatcagcaactatcttctataacaaggcagttagcagaagttaaggagatgctacaagaaaccgaaaatgctaacaaggatatggaatcacaattgaatcagacagaacagcagttatcaaaacaaataacagaggagttccaagcagttcaattaagaagtggaaaaatattaaatacctcaactcaaggcagcagaaagccaagaaaagaatagctaacagaggatgagcaacctgctacccaaaatccctttgaggatagtaagagcccagagaggaataagtctggcgttcaaaccccagaaaagggtgaaaaactggcgttaaacgcccaatccatgttcagttctggcgttcaagtgagagatcagacacctgcaagtgctgataataactccctcaagaaggattctcaacctgcctctgtaggaaataaacctgcagcaactaaggttgaagaatataaagccaaaatgccttattctcagaaactccgccaagcggagcaggataagcaatttgcccgctttatagactatctcaggactcttgaaataaagattccatttgcagaggcacttgagcaaataccctcttatgccaagttcatgaaagagatcttgagtcataagaaggattggagagaaactgaaagagttctcctcactgaagaatgcagtgcagtcattctgaaaagcttcccagaaaagcttaaagatcccgggagctttatgataccatgcatattagagggaaattgcaccaagatagctttatgtgatcttggggcaagcatcaacctaatacctgcatccactatcagaaagcttggtttaactgaagaagtcaaaccaacccggatat harbors:
- the LOC107620411 gene encoding protein FAR-RED IMPAIRED RESPONSE 1-like — encoded protein: MRFDQLQMAQDFYVTYAKKAGFATKIRTTTFDKITKAPVNQAIHCNRDEIHESRVKAPMRKNTISAAGCKARIYVKFDKDVQDWVLFKVNLMHSHPCSPRKAVHYHEYRKLTMHAKCVIEDNDEAEIRPNKTFLALSNEAGGPSNLGFSEKDLKNYITARLRTSNVNADVREMMSYFMRMKDINPNFFYAVKLDEDCKFKSAVWVDARCRASYEYYGDVVSIDSTHGLPFVSFVGVNHHGKSTLLGCAVLGNEEITSYEWVFSQWVKCMGTAPQCIITDQC